Proteins from one Chitinophaga oryzae genomic window:
- a CDS encoding FecR family protein, translating into MSENDFSYLVHDERFINYCLQRNAADVRYWEERLRQDPVLAREAVALKPLVVALATASQQQEAQQQWQLLQQQMGNTPALLPRQSNRSWYRIPAAAAVLALLLWGAYTLTKPAALPVPTAHRNKVQDIPAGGNKATLTLANGARIVLDDAANGTVASQGGVSIRKTANGQLIYTVTGNNRPADTGYNTIRTPKGGQYQVNLPDGSKVWLNAATSLTFPAAFGASDRTVALIGEACFEVAATTSAQPFTVKVNDLSIDVLGTQFNVMAYADEQNSHTTLLAGAVRVTKGNVSKVLQPGQQAVAGSNIQVRAADTEAAVAWKNGMTVFTDADIHSIMRQISRWYDVDIIYQGEIPQRRFTGKIPRNANVSKVLKILELSNIHFTIDGRKIIVTP; encoded by the coding sequence ATGTCTGAAAATGACTTCTCCTACCTCGTTCACGACGAGCGATTCATCAACTACTGCCTGCAGCGCAATGCCGCTGACGTGCGGTATTGGGAAGAGCGTCTTCGTCAGGACCCGGTGCTGGCCAGAGAAGCCGTAGCGCTCAAGCCGCTGGTCGTAGCCCTCGCCACCGCCTCGCAGCAACAGGAGGCGCAACAGCAATGGCAGCTGCTGCAACAGCAAATGGGCAATACCCCCGCACTGCTGCCACGCCAAAGTAACCGCTCCTGGTACCGGATACCGGCCGCGGCCGCCGTATTGGCGTTGCTGTTATGGGGCGCTTACACGCTGACAAAACCAGCAGCGTTGCCCGTTCCCACCGCGCATCGCAACAAAGTACAGGACATTCCCGCCGGTGGCAACAAAGCCACCCTGACGCTGGCCAATGGTGCCCGCATTGTGCTCGATGACGCTGCCAACGGCACCGTCGCCAGCCAGGGAGGCGTCAGCATCCGGAAAACCGCCAACGGTCAACTTATCTATACTGTTACCGGTAACAACCGGCCTGCAGACACCGGCTATAACACCATCCGGACGCCCAAAGGCGGCCAGTACCAGGTGAACCTGCCCGATGGCAGCAAAGTATGGCTGAACGCAGCAACTTCGCTGACATTCCCTGCCGCTTTCGGCGCCAGCGACCGTACAGTAGCACTCATCGGGGAAGCCTGTTTTGAAGTCGCCGCCACTACCAGCGCGCAACCATTTACCGTCAAAGTCAACGACCTGTCCATCGACGTGCTGGGCACCCAATTCAACGTGATGGCCTACGCCGACGAACAAAACAGTCACACCACCCTGCTGGCAGGCGCCGTACGCGTCACCAAAGGCAACGTCAGCAAAGTGCTGCAACCCGGACAGCAGGCGGTTGCCGGTAGCAATATACAGGTGCGGGCAGCGGACACCGAAGCAGCAGTAGCATGGAAAAACGGGATGACCGTTTTCACCGATGCCGATATCCACAGCATCATGAGGCAGATATCCCGCTGGTATGATGTGGACATCATATACCAGGGAGAGATACCACAACGGCGGTTCACCGGCAAAATACCCCGCAACGCCAATGTGTCCAAAGTGCTGAAGATATTGGAACTAAGCAACATTCATTTTACCATAGACGGACGAAAGATCATTGTAACACCTTAA
- a CDS encoding RagB/SusD family nutrient uptake outer membrane protein — translation MKKIYILFSACVLLASSCGKQLIENPKSAIGTNTFYSNDAEAVLGVNGVYSWLGTSGGFKSSLWRALDEGTDVIRGRIWANDPVPTYQLTSFNPGYTSAIWTTMYRGISNANLVIDKVSKSAGVSKNIKDRVIGETKFLRSLYYYYLTGLFGDVVYYDETNYTIEYTQSLPRVSAADIREKLVDALTDAESKLPAKYSGADAGRATKGAAQTLLTKIYLWQQKWDLAQKKAQAIVDSKTYVLQASYADIFLETSEFGPEIIFEVDFEPVLNGHDHSAWYQPQKQVGVSPFASRSWYGTYIPYTTFVNTIEEDDKRRASIIATSYNNQPFQVDPVEQIKVWSGPKFWRLNTQQDNDGGLDMYVFRYADVLLMLAEAANENGDADKALWAVNEVRKRAFGAAGVFTAPLGQQAMRDYLFRERAVELYGEGQRRLDLIRWGKLVAAVKTAAATEDAYIANNIQDFHIRYPIPAIEIQKNPNLAPNNEGY, via the coding sequence ATGAAAAAGATATATATCCTCTTTAGCGCCTGTGTATTGCTGGCTTCTTCCTGTGGGAAGCAGCTGATAGAAAATCCGAAGAGCGCGATTGGTACCAACACCTTTTATTCCAACGATGCAGAAGCCGTGCTCGGCGTCAATGGCGTTTATTCCTGGCTGGGCACTTCCGGTGGCTTCAAGAGCAGCTTATGGCGCGCGCTGGATGAAGGTACCGACGTTATCCGGGGCCGTATCTGGGCCAACGACCCTGTGCCTACCTACCAGCTGACATCTTTTAATCCCGGGTATACTTCCGCCATCTGGACCACTATGTACCGCGGCATCAGCAATGCCAACCTGGTGATCGACAAAGTGAGCAAGTCCGCCGGTGTCAGCAAAAACATCAAAGACCGGGTGATCGGAGAAACCAAATTCCTGCGTTCCCTGTATTACTATTATCTCACCGGTCTCTTTGGCGATGTAGTGTATTATGACGAAACCAATTACACCATCGAATACACGCAAAGCCTGCCGCGTGTATCCGCTGCCGATATCCGGGAGAAGCTGGTAGACGCGCTGACAGACGCCGAGAGTAAACTGCCCGCCAAATATTCCGGCGCCGATGCAGGCCGCGCCACCAAAGGCGCCGCACAGACGCTGCTCACCAAAATTTATCTCTGGCAGCAGAAATGGGACCTCGCACAGAAAAAAGCGCAGGCCATCGTGGACAGCAAGACTTATGTGCTGCAGGCCAGCTACGCCGATATCTTTCTCGAGACCAGCGAGTTTGGCCCCGAAATTATTTTTGAGGTAGACTTTGAGCCGGTGCTGAACGGTCATGACCACTCCGCCTGGTACCAGCCGCAGAAACAGGTAGGCGTAAGCCCTTTTGCCAGCCGCTCCTGGTATGGCACCTATATTCCGTACACCACTTTTGTGAACACCATTGAGGAAGACGACAAACGCCGCGCCTCCATCATCGCGACCAGTTACAACAACCAGCCTTTCCAGGTAGATCCCGTGGAGCAGATCAAGGTATGGAGCGGTCCTAAATTCTGGCGGCTCAACACCCAGCAGGACAACGACGGCGGCCTGGACATGTACGTGTTCCGCTATGCTGACGTGCTGTTGATGCTGGCCGAAGCCGCCAATGAAAACGGCGATGCAGACAAAGCGCTGTGGGCTGTGAATGAAGTACGCAAGCGGGCATTCGGCGCCGCCGGCGTATTTACCGCTCCCCTGGGACAGCAGGCCATGCGGGATTACCTGTTCAGGGAACGTGCGGTAGAACTGTATGGAGAAGGACAACGCCGGCTGGACCTGATCCGCTGGGGTAAACTGGTAGCAGCCGTGAAAACAGCTGCCGCCACAGAAGACGCCTATATCGCCAACAACATCCAGGATTTCCACATACGGTACCCGATACCCGCCATTGAAATACAGAAAAACCCGAACCTCGCTCCCAACAACGAGGGATATTAG
- a CDS encoding TonB-dependent receptor produces the protein MKFSTLYVPPKGQWKKHFKILMIMKLTVFLLLVACLQLSAAGYAQQLTLSEQHVPLERVFKKIEQQSRYLFWFENTSLHHTKPVSIQVKEASLQQVLDACFRDQPLTYSIVDNVIVVTAKQPAPFNPLTLLQVKGKVTDEKGNGLPGAIVRIKGSTAVTTTNSNGEFVFKEADNRAVLVVSYVGYVTQEVPYSGQDGFIIVLKEKPTGLDEVIVVGYGQVAKKDLTGSVATIKGETFENVPILTLDQMLQGKAPGMQVTSISGQPGDGTSIRIRGGNSLSASNEPLYVVDGIIAAGDEFNLNLLNPEDIASIDVLKDASSTAIYGARGSNGVILITTKKGKTGKDRVSVNVNSGYQELPKFIDMMSGPEYAQMVNDQLASQGKAPFYPDVNNVPNTNWQKEITRAARQNSITAQASGGDAKSSYMISGNYADQEGIILNSGFKRYQFRLNYSRNISSKVQVSTTLNAGSGLTKNNPVSLGGLDYYSSALGVAPTMPVYKEDGTFALKREYSSGNLNHPLAQATYISNPVRRNNLLGNVTINYKPIKSLTFKTSFGTELNFTKNNSYSSGQLPVAKNGNGGGVASVATTQDMMYLLENTVSYNQTFRKHHRVDAVAGMTFQSANTEYVRAQGSKYPTDGMEYNNLNGTDQSTFIINSSYSQFAIVSYLGRVNYGYKDRYLLTLTGRVDGSSRFATNNKYAFFPAVAVAWRAIEEPFIKNLHVFSNLKLRASYGKVGSQAIAPYGSLPTLSGSRYILGNNINTLGYVQGNYGNADLRWETTGQYDLGIEAGFFNNRLTIEADFYTKRTNDLLNNKQLPEQTGYSSIRTNIGAIRNSGVELMVNTVNIDRKNFKWNTSFNIAHNKNKVVDLGGVDYILTQNVSYAGNVSRLTLNDPVGTFWGADYYGTRKTLDKIPGAVSPNATPRLGEALYADRNGDGKLSVDDYHVIGDANPRFFGGMANNLTYKRFTLNFYISYSEGNQIMNIADAFYNSGDLLSNQYKTLVNRWSPQNPTSDIPAFSRDYIPNTRWVYDGSFLRLKSLTLGYNIPAKALHASWFQNINVYLSGSNLFLITSYPYFDPETNAYGRSSTVRGFDATNYPQSRTYVAGIKIDL, from the coding sequence ATGAAATTTTCTACGCTTTATGTTCCTCCAAAAGGACAATGGAAGAAGCATTTCAAAATCCTGATGATCATGAAACTGACGGTATTTTTACTCCTTGTCGCCTGCCTGCAGTTAAGCGCTGCCGGCTATGCACAGCAACTCACGTTGTCTGAGCAGCATGTGCCACTGGAGCGTGTCTTCAAAAAAATCGAGCAACAGAGCCGCTATCTCTTCTGGTTCGAAAATACCAGCCTCCATCACACGAAGCCTGTCAGCATACAGGTGAAAGAGGCCTCGCTGCAACAGGTGCTCGACGCCTGTTTCAGAGACCAGCCCCTCACCTACAGCATCGTAGACAATGTGATCGTGGTGACCGCCAAACAACCCGCCCCCTTTAATCCGCTGACACTCCTGCAGGTAAAAGGGAAGGTCACCGACGAAAAAGGGAATGGCCTTCCCGGCGCCATCGTCCGCATCAAAGGCAGCACTGCCGTCACCACTACCAACAGCAACGGCGAATTTGTATTTAAGGAAGCGGACAATCGCGCCGTACTGGTGGTGTCCTACGTAGGTTATGTCACCCAGGAGGTCCCCTACAGCGGCCAGGATGGCTTCATCATCGTACTGAAAGAAAAACCTACCGGGCTGGATGAAGTGATCGTGGTAGGTTATGGCCAGGTAGCCAAAAAAGATCTTACCGGCTCCGTAGCCACTATCAAAGGCGAGACCTTTGAAAATGTGCCCATCCTCACGCTGGACCAGATGCTGCAAGGCAAAGCGCCTGGCATGCAGGTCACTTCCATCAGCGGGCAGCCCGGCGACGGTACCAGTATCCGCATCCGTGGGGGTAACTCCCTCAGCGCCTCCAATGAGCCGCTGTACGTGGTAGACGGCATCATTGCCGCCGGCGACGAATTTAACCTGAACCTGCTCAACCCCGAAGATATCGCCTCCATCGACGTCCTGAAAGACGCCTCCTCCACCGCCATCTACGGCGCCCGTGGCTCTAACGGCGTTATCCTCATCACCACCAAAAAAGGGAAGACAGGGAAAGACCGTGTATCCGTTAACGTTAACTCCGGTTACCAGGAGCTGCCGAAGTTCATCGACATGATGAGCGGGCCGGAATATGCGCAGATGGTCAACGATCAGCTGGCATCGCAAGGCAAAGCGCCCTTTTATCCCGATGTGAACAACGTACCCAATACCAACTGGCAGAAAGAAATTACCCGTGCGGCAAGGCAGAACAGCATCACCGCACAGGCCTCCGGCGGCGACGCTAAATCCAGCTACATGATCTCCGGCAACTATGCCGACCAGGAAGGTATCATCCTCAACTCCGGTTTCAAACGTTACCAGTTCCGCCTGAATTATTCCCGTAACATATCTTCCAAAGTACAGGTAAGCACCACCCTGAACGCCGGCAGCGGCCTCACCAAAAACAACCCTGTTTCCCTCGGCGGCCTCGATTACTATTCTTCCGCACTGGGCGTGGCGCCTACCATGCCGGTGTATAAAGAAGACGGCACCTTCGCGCTGAAAAGGGAATACAGCTCCGGTAACCTCAACCATCCGCTCGCACAGGCCACCTATATCAGCAACCCTGTCCGCAGGAACAACCTGCTGGGCAATGTGACCATCAACTATAAACCCATCAAAAGCCTGACCTTTAAAACTTCTTTCGGCACAGAACTGAACTTTACCAAAAACAACTCCTACTCCTCCGGTCAGCTGCCTGTGGCCAAAAACGGGAACGGCGGCGGCGTAGCCAGCGTAGCCACTACACAGGACATGATGTACCTGCTGGAAAACACGGTGTCCTATAACCAGACGTTCCGCAAACACCACCGCGTGGACGCCGTGGCCGGTATGACTTTCCAGAGCGCCAACACAGAATACGTACGGGCACAGGGCTCCAAATACCCGACAGACGGCATGGAATACAACAACCTCAATGGTACCGATCAGAGTACCTTTATTATCAATTCCTCTTATTCCCAGTTTGCCATTGTTTCCTATCTCGGCCGTGTCAACTATGGCTACAAAGACCGCTACCTGCTTACACTCACCGGCAGGGTGGATGGCTCTTCCCGCTTTGCCACGAACAACAAATACGCTTTCTTCCCCGCTGTGGCAGTGGCATGGCGCGCTATAGAAGAACCATTCATCAAAAACCTGCATGTCTTCTCCAACCTGAAACTGCGTGCCTCCTATGGTAAAGTAGGCAGCCAGGCGATTGCGCCCTATGGCTCCCTTCCCACCCTCAGCGGCTCCCGGTACATACTCGGCAACAATATCAATACCCTCGGCTATGTACAGGGCAACTACGGCAACGCCGATCTCCGCTGGGAAACGACCGGTCAGTACGATCTCGGCATTGAAGCCGGTTTCTTCAACAACCGCCTCACCATCGAAGCCGACTTCTATACCAAACGTACCAACGACCTGCTGAATAACAAACAGCTGCCCGAACAAACCGGCTACTCCAGCATCCGCACCAATATCGGCGCTATCCGCAACAGCGGCGTGGAACTGATGGTCAACACCGTTAACATCGACCGGAAAAATTTTAAATGGAATACTTCTTTTAACATCGCCCACAACAAAAACAAAGTGGTAGACCTGGGCGGCGTGGATTATATTCTCACACAGAACGTTTCTTATGCCGGCAACGTAAGCCGCCTTACCCTCAACGATCCTGTGGGCACCTTCTGGGGAGCGGACTATTACGGCACCCGTAAAACGCTGGATAAAATACCCGGCGCCGTTTCTCCCAATGCCACCCCGAGGCTGGGAGAAGCGCTGTACGCAGACCGCAACGGCGATGGTAAACTGAGTGTTGACGACTATCATGTGATCGGCGACGCCAATCCCCGCTTCTTTGGCGGTATGGCCAACAACCTTACCTATAAACGGTTTACACTCAATTTCTACATCTCCTATTCAGAAGGCAACCAGATCATGAACATCGCCGACGCATTTTATAACTCCGGCGATCTGCTGTCCAACCAGTACAAAACGCTGGTCAACCGCTGGTCCCCGCAGAACCCGACGTCAGATATACCGGCCTTTTCAAGAGATTATATTCCCAATACCCGCTGGGTATATGACGGCTCTTTCCTCCGTCTGAAATCGCTCACGCTGGGATATAACATTCCTGCCAAAGCGCTGCATGCCAGCTGGTTCCAGAACATCAACGTATACCTTTCCGGTTCCAACCTGTTCCTGATCACTTCCTATCCGTACTTCGACCCGGAAACCAATGCTTATGGCAGAAGTTCCACCGTACGCGGGTTTGACGCGACCAACTACCCACAGAGCAGGACCTATGTGGCAGGCATCAAAATAGATCTTTAA